The Amycolatopsis mongoliensis genome includes a window with the following:
- a CDS encoding ricin-type beta-trefoil lectin domain protein, with the protein MKMLRRAAVAAAAIAMGTAGLTVPAQAAAPPPAPVAPGLTSPAPHQVIPKTESGDVVLYVDGQQAALTSAATKAGGKVVASRADRAEITLPADKVAALAQQPGVTDVRHPDRAIPMGTIDSEGLAASGANAWKAANGKQGDGVKIGIIDPGYGGLADSQAVGALPGQVATNLGTCADGGQSTTHGTSIAEIVHAMAPNATLYLACAGTSMEFGPAATWLQQQGVQVITAALGFLTSGRGDGTGVAGSPADVVRSLGQAGILWSVAAGNLALEHYTGTATTAADGFVTYAGQSNEANGFTLNAGGTATVGLRWDAWPKTTQEFDLYVSTSPTPPKSATDPGVVFASNGQANVGGGAEPTVEATVSNPSSTAAQSYYVYIKNVNAQQTDRLDLFVNGTSNSLNFHSAAGSVTEPATSPYATAVGASAANSGSVEPFSGQGPTIDGRMKPDLTGYDNVSTSQWGNGAFGGTSAAAAHVAGAAALLKSQFPALDAVRLQNELFARANPAKSDNVWGHGGLYLGLPSTPPATVGSGYTPLDPTVRVDGHFQAPNTTTSTTFTDAGVPADATAVEVTVTARSAPDQNNGVDVPSEVDVFPTDPASSGSRATAVPVSVGGDGNFTSVNMIVTLGPDHGVRIRTGGGWVWTALDLRGYFSPSGGSTYVPLASPARVLDTRGLGGSPKTGALKGGDVYALPVRGVNGVPSNATAVAVNVTTLQSTQQQAIDAYGQTASGTTLITAHTAKRRSASAIVPVGQDGAIHLKDQNAGQTQVVVDVLGAFASGAGARYVPLPQPVRVADTATGTGGRSTPLGDGESAGFVVAGQAGIPADATGAVLTATARDDNVDTELSAYPEESAFSPVTSFAAKQGEPAATTLLPGLGASGKVDVRAEHGPAAVALDAWGYFTGGSQVAANTTDCAVPSGGAGYTAAFDGRAESGLDGWQSTGTKATAQGCVLQTGTGNSDVTWYSQHSLENDYTLKLDWKTDTASALSNVLVGFANPGSDSAAPGSIAVRIAPNGTGAQGTGAVNGQAPGGTGAVKPLGQWNTFEITVSWNTVLVSLNGTRINGFTTASPSALAANTYIGVSNSGAGDPVKFRDIRIKRNEPVASGAVTSGGGSCLDLQNYDITALTLWTYTCNGSPAQTFTRAGDGTLAVAGRCVDASGGTTGGTPVGLRACDGSLAQQWVARDDGSLIGAASGLCLTASGPSPRASLSLKDCTAGSGSTQGWQLPAQHGLVGEVTGPGGRCLDVPDNDPTQNSVFLYDCNRSPAQQWVSVGDGTLRVDGKCLDSGGNPQTGADAPGIGVPQLPCSGASTQQWVAQPGGAIVNPVSGLCLAALSGDLHAGVVVDTCSGSAMQQWHLAAQTQVRGQLVGIGGKCVDSDVADNATVHLWDCDRTAPQFFNTNGDGTFQAQGKCLDTGATGPGSGVIKNPCSGSSTQQWDVQPDGYLVNVGTGTVLDDQFGSTANGNALQIWTANGGPQQKWSTPLRANLAGA; encoded by the coding sequence ATGAAAATGCTCAGACGCGCGGCGGTGGCCGCCGCCGCGATCGCGATGGGGACGGCGGGCTTGACCGTCCCGGCCCAGGCCGCGGCACCGCCGCCGGCGCCGGTGGCGCCCGGCCTCACCAGCCCGGCGCCGCACCAGGTCATCCCGAAGACCGAGTCCGGTGACGTGGTGCTCTACGTGGACGGTCAGCAGGCCGCCTTGACGAGCGCAGCCACGAAAGCGGGCGGCAAGGTCGTCGCGTCGCGGGCGGATCGTGCCGAGATCACCCTGCCCGCGGACAAGGTCGCCGCGCTGGCGCAGCAGCCGGGGGTCACCGACGTCCGGCACCCCGACCGCGCGATCCCCATGGGGACCATCGATTCCGAGGGCCTCGCCGCCTCCGGGGCGAACGCGTGGAAGGCGGCCAACGGCAAGCAGGGCGACGGCGTCAAGATCGGCATCATCGACCCCGGCTACGGCGGGCTCGCCGATTCCCAGGCCGTGGGCGCGCTGCCGGGCCAGGTGGCGACCAACCTCGGCACCTGCGCCGACGGCGGGCAGAGCACCACGCACGGCACCTCGATCGCCGAGATCGTGCACGCGATGGCGCCGAACGCGACGCTCTACCTCGCCTGCGCGGGCACGTCGATGGAGTTCGGCCCGGCGGCGACCTGGCTGCAGCAGCAGGGCGTGCAGGTCATCACCGCCGCGCTCGGCTTCCTCACCTCCGGCCGGGGTGACGGCACCGGCGTCGCGGGCAGCCCGGCCGACGTCGTGCGCTCGCTGGGCCAGGCGGGCATCCTGTGGTCGGTCGCCGCCGGGAACCTCGCGCTGGAGCACTACACCGGCACCGCGACCACCGCAGCCGACGGGTTCGTCACCTACGCCGGGCAGAGCAACGAAGCCAACGGCTTCACGCTCAACGCCGGCGGCACCGCGACCGTCGGCCTGCGCTGGGACGCCTGGCCGAAGACGACCCAGGAGTTCGACCTCTACGTGTCCACCAGCCCCACCCCGCCGAAGTCCGCCACCGATCCCGGAGTGGTGTTCGCGAGCAACGGCCAGGCGAACGTCGGCGGCGGTGCCGAACCGACGGTCGAGGCGACCGTGAGCAACCCGAGCTCGACCGCCGCGCAGTCGTACTACGTCTACATCAAGAACGTCAACGCGCAGCAGACCGACCGGCTGGACCTGTTCGTCAACGGGACGTCCAACAGCCTGAACTTCCACAGCGCCGCCGGGAGCGTGACCGAGCCGGCGACCTCGCCGTACGCGACGGCGGTGGGCGCTTCCGCGGCGAATTCGGGCTCCGTGGAGCCGTTCAGCGGCCAGGGCCCGACCATCGACGGCCGGATGAAGCCGGACCTCACCGGCTACGACAACGTCTCGACGTCGCAGTGGGGCAACGGCGCCTTCGGCGGCACCTCGGCCGCCGCGGCCCACGTCGCCGGCGCCGCGGCGCTGCTGAAGTCGCAGTTCCCGGCGCTGGACGCGGTGCGGCTGCAGAACGAGCTGTTCGCGCGGGCCAATCCGGCCAAGTCCGACAACGTGTGGGGCCACGGTGGCCTTTACCTCGGCTTGCCCAGCACCCCGCCCGCGACCGTGGGCTCGGGCTACACCCCGCTCGACCCGACAGTGCGCGTCGACGGGCACTTCCAGGCACCGAACACCACGACGTCGACGACCTTCACCGACGCCGGCGTGCCGGCGGACGCTACCGCGGTCGAGGTCACCGTCACCGCGCGCAGCGCGCCGGACCAGAACAACGGCGTCGACGTGCCGAGCGAGGTCGACGTCTTCCCGACCGACCCGGCGTCCTCCGGCAGCCGGGCCACGGCCGTGCCGGTCTCCGTCGGCGGCGACGGCAACTTCACCTCCGTGAACATGATCGTCACGCTCGGGCCGGACCACGGGGTGCGGATCCGCACCGGTGGCGGCTGGGTGTGGACCGCGCTGGACCTGCGCGGGTACTTCAGCCCGTCCGGCGGCTCGACGTACGTCCCGCTCGCGTCGCCGGCCCGGGTCCTCGACACCCGCGGCCTGGGCGGCTCGCCGAAGACCGGGGCACTGAAGGGCGGCGACGTCTACGCGCTTCCCGTGCGTGGCGTGAACGGCGTCCCCTCGAACGCGACGGCGGTGGCGGTGAACGTCACCACGCTGCAGTCGACCCAGCAGCAGGCGATCGACGCCTACGGGCAGACCGCCTCGGGGACCACGCTGATCACCGCGCACACGGCCAAGCGCCGCAGCGCCTCGGCGATCGTGCCGGTCGGCCAGGACGGCGCGATCCACCTGAAGGACCAGAACGCCGGGCAGACCCAGGTGGTCGTGGACGTCCTCGGGGCGTTCGCGTCGGGTGCGGGCGCGCGCTACGTGCCGCTGCCGCAGCCGGTCCGGGTCGCGGACACCGCCACCGGAACCGGTGGCCGGAGCACGCCGCTGGGCGATGGCGAGTCGGCCGGTTTCGTGGTGGCCGGGCAGGCGGGCATCCCGGCCGACGCGACCGGCGCGGTACTGACCGCCACGGCGCGGGACGACAACGTCGACACCGAGCTTTCGGCTTACCCGGAGGAATCGGCGTTCAGCCCGGTGACTTCGTTCGCGGCCAAGCAGGGCGAGCCGGCCGCGACCACGCTCCTGCCGGGCCTCGGCGCGAGCGGCAAGGTCGACGTGCGCGCCGAGCACGGCCCGGCCGCGGTCGCGCTCGATGCGTGGGGCTACTTCACCGGCGGCTCGCAGGTCGCGGCGAACACGACCGACTGCGCGGTGCCGAGCGGTGGGGCGGGCTACACCGCGGCGTTCGACGGCCGTGCCGAGTCCGGCCTGGACGGATGGCAGTCCACCGGGACGAAGGCGACCGCACAGGGCTGCGTGCTGCAGACCGGTACCGGAAACAGCGACGTCACCTGGTATTCGCAGCACAGCCTGGAAAACGACTACACGCTGAAGCTGGACTGGAAGACCGACACCGCGAGCGCCCTGTCGAACGTCTTGGTGGGCTTCGCGAACCCGGGAAGCGACTCGGCAGCGCCGGGCAGCATCGCCGTCCGGATCGCCCCGAACGGCACCGGGGCGCAGGGCACCGGAGCCGTCAACGGCCAGGCGCCGGGCGGCACCGGCGCGGTGAAACCGCTGGGGCAGTGGAACACCTTCGAGATCACCGTCTCGTGGAACACCGTCCTGGTGTCGCTCAACGGCACCCGGATCAACGGGTTCACCACGGCTTCGCCGTCGGCGCTGGCCGCCAACACCTACATCGGCGTCAGCAACAGCGGCGCCGGGGATCCGGTGAAGTTCCGCGACATCCGCATCAAGCGGAACGAGCCGGTGGCCTCCGGTGCGGTCACCAGCGGCGGTGGCAGCTGCCTCGACCTGCAGAACTACGACATCACCGCGCTGACGCTCTGGACCTACACCTGCAACGGCAGCCCGGCCCAGACGTTCACCCGCGCCGGGGACGGCACGCTCGCGGTCGCCGGCCGGTGCGTCGACGCGAGCGGCGGCACCACCGGCGGCACCCCCGTCGGGCTGCGAGCCTGCGACGGCTCGCTCGCCCAGCAGTGGGTCGCCCGGGACGACGGCTCGCTCATCGGCGCGGCGTCGGGACTGTGCTTGACCGCGTCGGGCCCGTCCCCGCGGGCGAGCCTCTCGCTGAAGGACTGCACCGCCGGCAGCGGGTCGACGCAGGGTTGGCAGCTGCCGGCCCAGCACGGCCTGGTGGGGGAGGTGACCGGCCCGGGCGGGCGGTGCCTCGACGTGCCGGACAACGACCCGACGCAGAACTCGGTCTTCCTGTACGACTGCAACCGTTCGCCGGCCCAGCAGTGGGTTTCCGTCGGCGACGGCACCCTGCGCGTCGACGGGAAGTGCCTCGACAGCGGCGGCAACCCGCAGACCGGCGCCGACGCGCCGGGTATCGGTGTCCCGCAGCTGCCGTGCTCCGGCGCTTCGACCCAGCAGTGGGTGGCCCAGCCGGGCGGCGCGATCGTGAACCCGGTGTCCGGCCTCTGCCTCGCCGCGCTCTCCGGTGACCTCCACGCCGGCGTGGTGGTCGACACCTGCTCCGGCAGCGCGATGCAGCAGTGGCACCTGGCCGCCCAGACGCAGGTGCGCGGCCAGCTCGTCGGGATCGGCGGCAAGTGCGTCGACAGCGACGTGGCGGACAACGCGACGGTGCACCTGTGGGACTGCGACCGGACGGCCCCGCAGTTCTTCAACACCAACGGGGACGGCACGTTCCAGGCGCAGGGCAAGTGCCTGGACACGGGCGCCACCGGTCCGGGCAGCGGGGTGATCAAGAACCCGTGCTCGGGCTCGTCGACCCAGCAGTGGGACGTCCAGCCGGACGGGTACCTGGTCAACGTGGGCACCGGCACCGTCCTCGACGACCAGTTCGGCAGCACCGCCAACGGCAACGCCCTGCAGATCTGGACCGCCAACGGCGGGCCGCAGCAGAAGTGGTCCACCCCGCTCCGCGCCAACCTCGCGGGGGCGTAG
- a CDS encoding ArsR/SmtB family transcription factor — MPLRIRFSTADLTRLTFATRPDPLWELLLSLHALQAHATDTRLDRWRAGVTLDSATRSLLRLAPPRGYSPDFLTPGEASTGLAAGLDAVLRTPARRIAAELALLTHRPAPPRWGARLACGDRRELADLGRGLAEYHRRTLNPHWARIEKVVDDELSARTRVLAAQGADTMLNSLHPALTWRDRVLEVDGDHVTGELELGGRGLRLVPAYFCRQAPTLLADPGLPPVLVYPAEARPPETATPSGAPGDPAALANLLGATRATALRVLAEGCTTTELGHRAGITTSAASYHASILRSSGLVTTERNGTAVIHQLTVLGADLLGGREARV; from the coding sequence ATGCCGCTTCGCATCCGCTTCTCGACGGCGGACCTGACCCGGCTCACCTTCGCCACCCGGCCCGACCCGCTGTGGGAGCTCCTGCTCAGCCTGCACGCCCTGCAGGCCCACGCCACGGACACACGCCTGGACCGCTGGCGCGCCGGCGTGACGCTCGACAGCGCGACACGGTCGCTGCTGCGCCTGGCACCTCCGCGCGGCTACTCCCCCGACTTCCTCACCCCGGGCGAAGCGTCGACAGGCCTCGCCGCCGGCCTCGACGCGGTGCTCCGCACGCCGGCGCGGCGGATCGCGGCGGAGCTGGCGCTGCTCACCCACCGTCCGGCACCCCCGCGGTGGGGCGCCCGGCTGGCGTGCGGTGACCGGCGCGAGCTGGCAGACCTCGGGCGCGGCCTGGCCGAGTACCACCGGCGCACGCTGAACCCGCACTGGGCCCGGATCGAGAAGGTCGTCGACGACGAGCTCAGCGCCCGCACCCGGGTCCTCGCCGCCCAGGGCGCCGACACGATGCTGAACTCGCTGCACCCCGCGCTCACCTGGCGCGACCGGGTCCTCGAAGTCGACGGCGACCACGTCACCGGTGAGCTGGAGCTGGGCGGCCGGGGACTGCGGCTCGTGCCGGCGTACTTCTGCCGCCAGGCCCCGACGCTCCTGGCCGATCCGGGCCTCCCGCCCGTTCTCGTCTACCCGGCCGAAGCCCGGCCGCCGGAAACCGCCACGCCTTCCGGGGCGCCGGGCGACCCGGCCGCGCTGGCGAACCTGCTGGGCGCCACCCGGGCCACGGCCCTGCGCGTGCTCGCCGAGGGCTGCACGACGACCGAGCTGGGGCACCGGGCCGGCATCACCACCTCGGCGGCGAGCTACCACGCCTCGATCCTCCGGTCATCCGGGCTGGTCACCACCGAGCGGAACGGAACGGCCGTCATCCACCAGCTGACGGTGCTCGGTGCCGATCTCCTCGGCGGTCGCGAGGCCCGGGTGTGA
- a CDS encoding nSTAND1 domain-containing NTPase has protein sequence MDAAPSFGAELRRLRTERGTSLAGLSERTHYSKGYLSKLETGAKRASVELAARLDEALGAGGRLVELIAAEHRPVCPYRGLEPYGAADAGWFFGREETTADLLDAAAEALAGRRPVVVVGPSGVGKSSLVRAGLQPVLAAGGLPGVAGRPVVTMTPTANPMAEWRRSSPGDGPRVLVVDQFEELFTLCEDESGRRLFVESLAGLAASGEGLVVLSLRADFYDRCLAYPQLVEALRHHQVTVGPMTHAQLEAAIVGPADAAGLTLEPGLVEVLLADVGDSAAGALPLLSHAMLATWQEREGSTLTVAGYRRAGGIAGAVTSTAEEAFGSLDPAEQDAARRLLLRLVRPGVHEQDTRRPVRRELLLRQLPDQAKTALQELTAARLLTVDADVVSITHEALLHAWPRLREWIAADREGLRVHHRLSEATEAWEAEQQHPSLLYRGPRLALAADWAADHDDRLSTAERAFLTTSREAAEAEARRERRQTRRLRSLVTGLAVLSVLVAVAATVAVSKSRAADTERDLAVSRELASEANQLRLTDPELATQLSLAAYRVADTPQARGSLLGASGSTSVTRIKAHPGSITGIAFTGGTGFVTAGLDGTTRFFELSGSGDPVPHAVVRAGAETVTALAVAPGRGLLATADEADATRLWSTADADRPALLGAVPGQGQPSALAVNRTGTLLAAGREDGGVDVWDIREPARPVRAGTLPPTGKAVRAVAFSPTSAELLIGGDDFTARLWDVTGSPAPAAAFDTHTATIRSVAFSPDGTMAAVGSDDRTVDLFTVTDPRHPAMLRQLTGHTNAVRGLAFSPDQRTVATASDDQTVRLWNTADATTLTSLSQPAPARIAAFAPDGATLVTGDDLGGLWLWHLPPPTFANRGGTVTAVYDPHRPQLAFGAEDGEVHLRALADHRELGTIADGPGKVWALAYAPKEPLLVVAGEDRVTRLWDVSDPARPRAVASLGDAATVYTARFRPDGRLLALTGLDHDVVLWDVADPAHPVRLPDLTGHTNAVNGLAFSPDGRLLATGSDDYSGRIWDVSDPRRPRFLVRLTDHSNAVASVDFSPDGTTLATASEDHTVHLLDVRNPARPVQVAELTGPADAISLVTFSPDGRLLATSSDDATARVWDVSDRTRPQALAVLTGHSGPVSSVAFSPDTRQIATTGDDHTLRLWTIGADDVAARICALSGPPLTAEQWGHYVPDLPFRPLCPK, from the coding sequence ATGGACGCAGCTCCGTCGTTCGGAGCCGAGCTCCGTCGGCTCAGGACCGAGCGGGGTACCTCGCTCGCCGGCCTGTCCGAGCGGACGCACTACAGCAAGGGCTACCTCAGCAAGCTCGAGACCGGCGCCAAGCGTGCGTCGGTGGAGCTGGCGGCAAGGCTCGACGAGGCGCTCGGGGCCGGGGGCCGGCTGGTCGAGCTGATCGCCGCCGAGCACCGGCCGGTCTGCCCGTACCGGGGGCTCGAGCCCTACGGCGCGGCCGACGCCGGGTGGTTCTTCGGCCGCGAGGAGACGACGGCCGACCTGCTCGACGCGGCGGCGGAGGCGCTGGCCGGCCGGCGGCCCGTCGTGGTCGTCGGGCCGTCGGGGGTCGGGAAGTCGTCGCTGGTCCGCGCCGGGCTCCAGCCGGTCCTGGCCGCGGGCGGCCTGCCCGGGGTGGCCGGGCGGCCGGTCGTGACGATGACGCCGACGGCGAACCCGATGGCCGAGTGGCGCCGTTCTTCGCCGGGGGACGGCCCCCGCGTGCTGGTCGTCGACCAGTTCGAGGAGCTGTTCACCCTGTGCGAGGACGAATCCGGACGACGGTTGTTCGTCGAGTCGCTCGCCGGCTTGGCGGCGAGCGGCGAGGGGCTGGTCGTCCTCAGCCTGCGCGCCGACTTCTACGACCGCTGCCTGGCCTACCCGCAGCTGGTGGAGGCCCTGCGGCACCACCAGGTCACCGTCGGCCCGATGACCCACGCGCAGCTGGAGGCGGCGATCGTCGGCCCGGCGGACGCCGCTGGTCTGACCCTCGAGCCCGGGCTCGTCGAGGTCCTGCTGGCCGACGTCGGCGACAGCGCGGCGGGCGCCCTGCCGCTGCTGTCGCACGCGATGCTCGCGACCTGGCAGGAGCGCGAAGGTTCGACGCTGACCGTGGCCGGGTACCGGCGGGCCGGCGGCATCGCCGGTGCGGTCACCTCGACGGCCGAGGAGGCGTTCGGCTCGCTGGATCCCGCGGAACAGGACGCGGCGCGGCGACTGCTGCTCCGCCTGGTGCGGCCGGGCGTGCACGAACAGGACACCCGCCGGCCGGTGCGCCGCGAGCTGCTGCTGCGCCAGCTGCCCGATCAGGCCAAGACGGCGTTGCAGGAGCTCACGGCCGCGCGGCTGCTGACCGTGGACGCGGACGTCGTCAGCATCACCCACGAGGCTTTGCTGCACGCCTGGCCCCGCCTGCGCGAGTGGATCGCCGCGGACCGCGAGGGACTGCGGGTGCACCACCGGCTCAGCGAAGCCACCGAAGCCTGGGAGGCCGAGCAGCAGCACCCCAGCCTGCTCTACCGCGGTCCGCGCCTGGCCCTGGCCGCGGACTGGGCCGCCGACCACGACGACCGGCTCAGCACGGCCGAGCGCGCCTTCCTGACCACGAGCCGGGAGGCGGCCGAAGCCGAGGCGCGGCGCGAACGGCGGCAGACCCGCCGGCTGCGCTCACTGGTCACCGGCCTGGCGGTGCTCAGCGTGCTGGTGGCCGTCGCCGCGACGGTCGCCGTGAGCAAGAGCCGGGCCGCGGACACCGAGCGGGACCTCGCCGTATCGCGCGAACTCGCGTCGGAGGCCAATCAACTGCGGCTGACCGACCCGGAACTGGCCACCCAGCTGAGCCTCGCCGCCTACCGCGTCGCCGACACCCCGCAGGCCCGCGGGAGCCTGCTCGGCGCGTCGGGTTCGACCTCCGTCACCCGCATCAAGGCCCACCCGGGCAGCATCACCGGCATCGCGTTCACCGGTGGAACCGGCTTCGTCACCGCCGGGCTCGACGGCACCACCCGGTTCTTCGAGCTGTCCGGCTCGGGAGACCCGGTCCCGCACGCGGTGGTGCGGGCCGGAGCGGAAACCGTGACCGCACTCGCCGTGGCGCCCGGCCGCGGCTTGCTCGCGACCGCCGACGAGGCCGACGCCACCCGGCTCTGGTCGACCGCCGACGCGGACCGGCCCGCGCTCCTCGGCGCCGTGCCGGGCCAGGGGCAGCCGTCGGCGCTGGCCGTGAACCGCACGGGCACCCTCCTCGCGGCCGGCCGGGAGGACGGCGGCGTCGACGTGTGGGACATCCGCGAGCCCGCCCGGCCGGTGCGCGCCGGCACGTTGCCGCCCACGGGGAAGGCCGTCCGGGCCGTGGCGTTCTCGCCGACCTCGGCGGAGCTGCTGATCGGCGGCGACGACTTCACCGCCCGCCTGTGGGACGTCACGGGGTCGCCGGCCCCGGCCGCGGCGTTCGACACGCACACGGCGACGATCCGCAGCGTGGCGTTCAGCCCGGACGGCACCATGGCCGCCGTGGGCAGCGACGACCGCACGGTCGACCTGTTCACCGTCACCGACCCACGTCACCCGGCGATGCTGCGGCAGCTCACCGGCCACACCAACGCCGTCCGGGGGCTCGCCTTCAGCCCGGACCAGCGGACCGTCGCGACCGCGAGCGACGACCAGACGGTCCGGCTGTGGAACACCGCGGACGCCACGACGCTGACCTCGCTGTCCCAGCCCGCTCCCGCGCGGATCGCGGCGTTCGCCCCGGACGGCGCCACCCTCGTGACCGGCGACGACCTCGGCGGCCTCTGGTTGTGGCACCTGCCGCCGCCGACCTTCGCCAACCGCGGTGGCACGGTGACGGCCGTCTACGACCCGCACCGCCCGCAGCTGGCCTTCGGCGCCGAGGACGGCGAGGTGCACCTGCGTGCGCTGGCCGACCACCGCGAGCTCGGGACGATCGCGGACGGTCCGGGCAAGGTGTGGGCGCTGGCCTACGCGCCGAAGGAGCCGCTGCTGGTGGTCGCCGGGGAGGACCGGGTCACGCGGCTGTGGGACGTCTCGGATCCCGCGCGGCCGCGGGCGGTCGCGTCGCTCGGCGACGCCGCGACCGTCTACACGGCACGGTTCCGGCCCGACGGCCGGCTGCTCGCGCTGACCGGGCTGGACCACGACGTCGTGCTGTGGGACGTCGCCGATCCGGCGCACCCGGTGCGGCTGCCGGACCTGACCGGGCACACCAACGCCGTCAACGGGCTGGCGTTCAGCCCGGACGGCCGCCTGCTGGCCACCGGAAGCGACGACTACTCGGGCCGGATCTGGGACGTGTCGGATCCGCGCCGCCCGCGGTTCCTGGTCCGGCTGACCGACCACAGCAACGCCGTGGCGTCGGTGGACTTCAGCCCGGACGGCACGACGCTCGCCACCGCGTCGGAGGACCACACCGTGCACCTGCTGGACGTCCGGAACCCGGCGCGGCCGGTGCAGGTGGCCGAGCTGACCGGGCCGGCAGACGCGATCTCCCTGGTGACGTTCAGCCCGGACGGGCGGCTGCTCGCGACGTCTTCGGACGACGCGACGGCCCGCGTCTGGGACGTCTCCGACCGGACCCGGCCGCAAGCGCTGGCCGTGCTGACCGGGCATTCCGGGCCGGTGAGCTCGGTGGCGTTCAGCCCGGACACCCGGCAGATCGCCACGACCGGCGACGACCACACCCTCCGGCTGTGGACCATCGGAGCCGACGACGTCGCCGCCCGGATCTGCGCCTTGTCCGGGCCGCCGCTGACGGCCGAGCAGTGGGGGCACTACGTGCCCGACCTGCCGTTCCGGCCGCTGTGCCCGAAGTGA